From the genome of Kosmotoga arenicorallina S304, one region includes:
- a CDS encoding iron-containing alcohol dehydrogenase, with the protein MWESKVDIYNVFELRGRTLCYFGVGAINKIKDIAEELKKKGVSKAIVITDEIAYTVTGAKDVVEEAFRNAGIEWTVFTDITPNPTVEQIDIATDLGKSFGAEVVVGIGGGSPIDSAKSVAILLEYTDKDATELYEQKFVPEKAKPIIAINTTHGTGTEVDRFAVASILEKDYKPALAYDCIYPTYAIDDPALMKTLPYNQTKFTAIDAINHVTEAATTLVASPYSILLAKETIRLISRYLPQALAHPDDLVARYYLLYASAIAGISFDNGLLHFTHALEHPLSALKPDLAHGLGLAILLPAVVKAIYPAVPEVLAEIYEPIVPGLKGIPGEADKVAKGIEKWLFDLGITEKLVDVGFSENDIPKLVELALNTPSLGLLLSQAPIKATEQTIEKIYRESLKPLA; encoded by the coding sequence ATGTGGGAAAGTAAAGTTGACATCTACAATGTCTTTGAACTGAGAGGGAGGACCCTGTGTTATTTCGGTGTTGGAGCAATTAACAAAATCAAAGATATAGCAGAGGAATTAAAGAAAAAGGGCGTTAGTAAAGCCATAGTGATAACCGATGAGATCGCATATACTGTTACAGGCGCAAAAGATGTTGTTGAAGAGGCTTTCAGGAATGCTGGAATTGAGTGGACAGTGTTCACCGATATAACCCCAAATCCCACAGTTGAACAGATAGATATTGCAACAGACCTCGGAAAATCCTTTGGGGCAGAAGTAGTTGTTGGAATAGGTGGTGGAAGTCCAATTGATTCTGCAAAGAGTGTCGCGATACTCCTTGAATATACGGATAAAGATGCCACAGAGCTCTATGAACAAAAATTTGTTCCCGAAAAGGCAAAGCCAATAATCGCAATCAACACCACCCATGGAACGGGAACTGAAGTTGACAGGTTCGCTGTGGCATCTATACTCGAGAAAGATTACAAGCCGGCTCTTGCATATGACTGTATTTACCCGACATATGCGATAGACGATCCTGCACTTATGAAAACACTTCCTTATAACCAGACAAAGTTCACAGCCATTGACGCAATAAATCACGTTACAGAAGCTGCAACCACGCTTGTGGCAAGCCCATATTCGATCCTTCTTGCTAAGGAGACTATCAGGCTAATTTCCAGATACTTACCACAGGCTCTTGCACATCCTGATGACCTTGTAGCAAGATATTATCTTTTGTACGCTTCTGCAATTGCAGGCATTTCCTTTGATAACGGCTTGCTGCACTTCACACACGCTCTGGAGCATCCGTTAAGTGCACTAAAACCTGATCTTGCTCATGGCCTTGGGCTTGCGATTCTTCTTCCTGCTGTTGTTAAGGCGATATATCCCGCAGTACCCGAAGTGCTTGCAGAGATATATGAACCCATAGTTCCCGGTCTCAAAGGCATACCGGGAGAAGCTGATAAAGTGGCAAAAGGTATTGAGAAGTGGCTGTTTGATTTGGGAATCACTGAAAAGCTTGTGGATGTAGGATTTTCTGAAAATGATATTCCCAAATTGGTAGAATTGGCATTAAATACACCTTCATTAGGATTATTACTTAGCCAGGCACCCATTAAAGCAACCGAGCAAACCATTGAAAAGATCTACAGAGAGTCTCTTAAACCCC